DNA sequence from the Lysobacterales bacterium genome:
CCCCGGTCCCTGGTCCCCGGCCCGGCCCCGCCCAGCAGTCCCGCCGAATGAATTCACTCCGGACTGTCGCCCTCGTCCTCGTCGTCGCCCGGGCCGGACAGGCCCAATAGGCTTTCGGGCAACTGCTTGCCCGGGGCGACGCCCAGGCTGCGCAACTGCTCGGCGCGGCGGACCAGGTTGCCGCGACCCTGGGCGAGCTTGGCCAGCGCCGACTGATGCATCTTTTGCGCGCGCTCCAGGGCATCGCCAACCTTGGCCAGGTCGTCGATGAAGCCGACGAACTTGTCGTACAGCTTGCCGGCGCGGTCGGCGATCAGGCGCGCGTTGCGGTCCTGCTCCTCGGTGCGCCACAGCTGCGCGACCAGGCGCAGCGAGGCCAGCAGGTTGCTTGGCCCGACCGGGATGATGCGGCGCCGGAAGGCGTCCTCGTAGATCGCCGGGTCGCGGCGCAGCGCCTCCAGGAAGGCCCCTTCGACCGGCACGAACAGGAACACCAGGTCGGGCGCGTTGAGGCCCTCCAGGCGGCTGTAGTCCTTGCTTCCGAGTTGCATGACGTGCCGGCGCAGGGCCGCGACGTGCTGGCCCAGGTGGCGCTCGCGCTGCTCCTCGTCGGCGGTCTCGCAGGCGCGCTGGTAGTCGGTCAGGGCGACCTTGGCGTCGATCACGATGTCGCGGTCGCCGGGCAGGCGCAGCACGGCGTCGGGCCGGTACAGGTCGCCGTCGGCGTCACGGTAGCTTTCCTGGGTCAGGTACTCGCGGCCGCGCTCCAGGCCGGCCAGTTCCAGCAGGCGTTCCAGCTTGAGTTCGCCCCAGTAGCCCTGGCTGCGGCTGTCGGCGGTCAGCGCGCGGGTCAGGCTGTGCGCCTCGCTGCCCAGCTTGTGGTTGAGTTCGATGAGCTGGCGCACCTCGACCTGCAGGGCCGTGCGGGCGCCGCCTTCCTTCTCGTAGGCCTCGCCGACCGCCTTGCGGAACTCGCCGAGCTGCTCGCGCAGCGGCGCCAGCAGCTGGCCGATCTGCTCGCTGTTGTGCTCGCCGAAGCGGCGCGCCTTGTCGTCGAGGATCTGCGTGGCCAGGGCCTGGAACTCCAGGCGCATGCGTTCGCGGGACTGCTCGAGGTCGCGCAGGCGATCGCCGGCGGCCTGCTGCTGCTCCTGCAGGCGGGCGGCGAGTTCGGCGCCATGCGCGGTGGCAGCCTGCAGGGCGGCGCGCACCTGGGCCAGCTCGCTCTCCAGCGACTGCGCGCGCTCGGCGCGCGTGGCCAGGCCGGCGCGCTCGCCTGCCAGGCGTTGCAGCTGCTCGCGGGCGGCATCGAGCTGGCCGTCGCGGGCGGCCAGCCAGGACCGGCACTGGGCAAGCTCGTCCGCCAGGGCGTTGCGGCCGGCGGCCAGGGCAGCGATCTCGGCGTCCCGGGCGATGCGGCCCTCGATTTCGCCCCGCCGACGACCGGCGCGCAGGCCCAGCCAGGCGGCCAGCGCCACCGCGGCCACGACGGCGGCGCTGGACAGGGCGATCAGGACGTGGATGGGGTCCATGGCGGGTCCGGCAGCGGCAGCGACGGCCATTCTAGGCGACCGCCATCCCGTATCATGAGACTCCCTTTCCCGCGGAGCCCGAAATGACGATCCAGGTCGGCGACACCCTGCCCCAGGCCACCTTCAACATGCTCCTGGACGGCGTCCAGGCGGTCAGCACCGACGAGGTCTTCAAGGGCAAGAAGGTCGTGCTGTTCGCGGTGCCCGGCGCCTTCACGCCGACCTGCTCGGCCAAGCACCTGCCCGGCTTCATCGAGCACCTGGACGCGTTCCGCGCCAAGGACGTGGAGATCGCCTGCATGGCGGTCAACGACGCCTTCGTGATGGACGCCTGGGCGCGCAGCCAGAAGGCGCCCAAGGACATCATGATGCTGGCCGACGGCAATGGCGCCTTCACCAAGGCACTGGGCCTGGAGCTCGACGCCAGCGGCTTCGGCATGGGCCTGCGCGCCCAGCGCTTCGCCCTGTACGCCGAGGACGGCGTGGTCAAGGTGCTGCACGTCGAGGCGCCGGGCGAGTTCAAGGTCTCCAGCGCCGAGGCGATGCTGGCGGCGATCTGAGTACCGCCAGTGCCGGGGGCCGGAGGGCACCCCGAAGCGCGCTTCGGTCCACCGGTCAGGCGCCCGTCCATACGCGCGCCTGAGGCATCGAACGCAAGCGCGGTTGCCGGGTCGGGCGAGCCGACAGGGACGTTGCCCGTCGGCCGCGTCGCAGTCGATCGGCGGCCGGCGAGGGGCGGTCCAACGCCCCTGCCGCGCACGAACTACTCGGTCGTCGGCTCGCCTGCGGCCGCGGCCTCGTCCGGCGCACCGTCCTCGTCGCCTTCGCCGTCCTCGCCGAAGGCCTCGACCCGCACCACGCCGGCCAGGGCCTCGTCGCCGGGCAGGCGGATCAGGGTGACGCCCTGGGTGATGCGGCCCAGCTGGCTGACCTCGGCGACGCGCGTGCGCACCAGGGTGCCCTGGTCGGAGATCAGCATGATCTCGTGGCCCTCGGTGACCTGGACGGCGCCGACCAGGCCGCCGTTGCGGGCGCTGGTCTGGATGGCGATCACGCCCATGGTGCCGCGGCCCTTGCGCGGGAACTCCGGCAGCGGCGTACGCTTGCCGTAGCCGCGTTGGGTGGCCAGCAGGACGTCGCCCTCGTCGGCGACGATCATCGAGACCACCGACTGGTCCTGGGCCAGGGTGATGCCGCGCACGCCGCGCGCGGTGCGACCCATGGCGCGCACCGCATCCTCGGCGAAACGCACGCACTTGCCGTGGCTGCCGAACAGCAGGATGTCGCGCTTGCCGTCGGTCAGGGCGACGTCGACCAGGGCATCGCCCTCGTCCAGGCCGATCGCCCAGATGCCGATGCTGCGCGGTCGCGAGAAGTCCGCCAGCGGCGTCTTCTTGACCACGCCCTTGCGGGTCGCGAAGAACACGTAGCGGTCGTCCGGGTAGTCGCGCACGGGCAGGACGGCGTTGATCTTCTCGCCCTCCTCCAGGTTCGGCAGGAAGTTGACGATCGGACGGCCGCGGGCGTTGGGGCCGGCCTGCGGGATGCGGAACACCTCCAGCCAGAACACCCGGCCGCGGCTGGTGAAGGTCAGCAGGGTGTCATGGGTGTTGGCGACCCACAGCTGCTCGACGAAATCCTCTTCCTTCATCGAGGTCGCCATGCGGCCGCGGCCGCCGCGGCGCTGCGCCCGGTAGGTGGTCACCGGCTGGCTCTTGATGTAGCCGCCGTGCGACAGGGTCACCACCATGTCCTCCTCGGCGATCAGGTCGAGGGTCTGCAGGTCTTCCTGGGAGGCGCGGATCTCGGTGCGGCGCGCATCGCCGAACTCCTCGGTGATGCTGGCCAGCTCGTCCCGGATCACCGCGAGCAGGCGATCGGGGTTGGTCAGGATCTCGACCAGCGCCTCGATGGTGCGCAGGATCTCCCGGTACTCGTCGGTCAGCTTCTCCTGCTCCAGCCCGGTCAGGCGGTTCAGGCGCATGTCCAGGATTTCCTTGGCCTGGATCTCCGAGAGCTGGTAGCCGTCGTCGAACAGGCCGACGCCGGCCGGCAGGTCTTCCGGACGCGACACGTCGGCGCCCTTCTCGGCCAGCAGCGCACGCACCAGGCCGGCCTCCCAGCGCCGCGCCAGCAGGCGCTCGCGGGCTTCGGCGGGGGTCGGCGAGGTCTTGATCGTTTCGATCATCTCGTCGATGTTGGCCAGCGCAACGGTCAGGCCCTCGAGCAGGTGGGCGCGGGCGCGCGCCTTGCGCAGCTCGAACACGGTACGCCGGGTCACCACCTCGCGGCGGTGGCGCACGAAGGCCTCCAGGGCCTCCTTGAGATTGAGCAGCTTCGGCTGGCCGCCGACCAGGGCGACCATGTTGATGCCGAACACCGTCTGCATCTGGGTCTGCTGGAACAGGTTGTTCAGCAGCACGTCGGCGGACTCGCCGCGCTTGACCTCGATGACGATGCGCATGCCGTCCTTGTCGGACTCGTCGCGCAGGCCGTCCGGGGCGATGCCCTCGATCTTCTTCTCGCGGTGCAGTTCGGCGATGCGCTCGATCAGGCGCGCCTTGTTGACCTGGTAGGGCAGCTCGTGGACGACGATCGCCTCGCGGCCGCTGCGCTCGTCGGTCTCGATGCTGGCGCGGGCGCGCACCAGCAGGCGGCCGCGGCCGGTGTGGTAGGCGCTGCGGATGCCGGCGGCGCCGTTGATGATGCCGCTGGTCGGGAAGTCCGGCCCGGGCACGTGCGCCATCAGCCCGTCGATGCTGATCTCCGGGTCGTCGATCAGGGCCAGGGTCGCGGCGACCACCTCGCGCAGGTTGTGCGGCGGGATGTTGGTGGCCATGCCGACCGCGATGCCGGCCGAGCCGTTGACCAGCAGGTTCGGCACGCGGGTGGGCAGCACCAGCGGCTCGGATTCGGATTCGTCGTAGTTCGGGCCGAAATCGACGGTTTCCTTGTCGATGTCCGCCATCAGCTCGTGGGCGAGCTTGGCCATGCGCACTTCGGTGTAGCGCATCGCCGCCGGGGCGTCGCCGTCGACCGAGCCGAAGTTGCCCTGGCCGTCGATCAGCGGGTAGCGCAGGCTCCAGGGCTGGGCCATGCGGACGATGGTGTCGTAGACCGCGGAGTCGCCGTGCGGGTGGTACTTGCCGATCACGTCGCCGACCACGCGCGCCGATTTCTTGTAGGCCTTGTTGTAGTCGTTGCCGAGCTCGCGCATGGCGTGCAGCACGCGGCGGTGCACCGGCTTCAGGCCGTCGCGGACGTCCGGCAGGGCGCGTCCCACGATCACGCTCATCGCGTAATCGAGGTAGCTCTGCTTCATCTCGTCCTCGATGTTGACGCGAATGACTTCCTTGGCGAGTTCTGCCATCAGTGGTCCTTGCTGGAACGAGGGTGGCCGGTACGCGCAAGTGCGCGCAGCCCCTGCATCGGCGGGCTGTCGCCGGCCCCGGAATCAACGCGATATTGTAGCCCAACGGGCGCCCGGGGTCGCTGCCGCAACTGCCGTGACGGCGGAAGCTCGGCATCGCGCCCCAGGCCGGCGGCAGGCGCGCCGCACGATCCGGGCCGCCGCCCGCGGTGCGCCGCATGGCGCCGCCGGGTGCCGCGCCGATGCAGGGATCGTCGCACCTATACTTCGCCGCCCCGTTCCGCAGGCCGGCCATGCC
Encoded proteins:
- the rmuC gene encoding DNA recombination protein RmuC; translation: MDPIHVLIALSSAAVVAAVALAAWLGLRAGRRRGEIEGRIARDAEIAALAAGRNALADELAQCRSWLAARDGQLDAAREQLQRLAGERAGLATRAERAQSLESELAQVRAALQAATAHGAELAARLQEQQQAAGDRLRDLEQSRERMRLEFQALATQILDDKARRFGEHNSEQIGQLLAPLREQLGEFRKAVGEAYEKEGGARTALQVEVRQLIELNHKLGSEAHSLTRALTADSRSQGYWGELKLERLLELAGLERGREYLTQESYRDADGDLYRPDAVLRLPGDRDIVIDAKVALTDYQRACETADEEQRERHLGQHVAALRRHVMQLGSKDYSRLEGLNAPDLVFLFVPVEGAFLEALRRDPAIYEDAFRRRIIPVGPSNLLASLRLVAQLWRTEEQDRNARLIADRAGKLYDKFVGFIDDLAKVGDALERAQKMHQSALAKLAQGRGNLVRRAEQLRSLGVAPGKQLPESLLGLSGPGDDEDEGDSPE
- the gyrA gene encoding DNA gyrase subunit A — its product is MAELAKEVIRVNIEDEMKQSYLDYAMSVIVGRALPDVRDGLKPVHRRVLHAMRELGNDYNKAYKKSARVVGDVIGKYHPHGDSAVYDTIVRMAQPWSLRYPLIDGQGNFGSVDGDAPAAMRYTEVRMAKLAHELMADIDKETVDFGPNYDESESEPLVLPTRVPNLLVNGSAGIAVGMATNIPPHNLREVVAATLALIDDPEISIDGLMAHVPGPDFPTSGIINGAAGIRSAYHTGRGRLLVRARASIETDERSGREAIVVHELPYQVNKARLIERIAELHREKKIEGIAPDGLRDESDKDGMRIVIEVKRGESADVLLNNLFQQTQMQTVFGINMVALVGGQPKLLNLKEALEAFVRHRREVVTRRTVFELRKARARAHLLEGLTVALANIDEMIETIKTSPTPAEARERLLARRWEAGLVRALLAEKGADVSRPEDLPAGVGLFDDGYQLSEIQAKEILDMRLNRLTGLEQEKLTDEYREILRTIEALVEILTNPDRLLAVIRDELASITEEFGDARRTEIRASQEDLQTLDLIAEEDMVVTLSHGGYIKSQPVTTYRAQRRGGRGRMATSMKEEDFVEQLWVANTHDTLLTFTSRGRVFWLEVFRIPQAGPNARGRPIVNFLPNLEEGEKINAVLPVRDYPDDRYVFFATRKGVVKKTPLADFSRPRSIGIWAIGLDEGDALVDVALTDGKRDILLFGSHGKCVRFAEDAVRAMGRTARGVRGITLAQDQSVVSMIVADEGDVLLATQRGYGKRTPLPEFPRKGRGTMGVIAIQTSARNGGLVGAVQVTEGHEIMLISDQGTLVRTRVAEVSQLGRITQGVTLIRLPGDEALAGVVRVEAFGEDGEGDEDGAPDEAAAAGEPTTE
- a CDS encoding peroxiredoxin, whose translation is MTIQVGDTLPQATFNMLLDGVQAVSTDEVFKGKKVVLFAVPGAFTPTCSAKHLPGFIEHLDAFRAKDVEIACMAVNDAFVMDAWARSQKAPKDIMMLADGNGAFTKALGLELDASGFGMGLRAQRFALYAEDGVVKVLHVEAPGEFKVSSAEAMLAAI